CCGGGCCGCAACGCGGCGGCCATGGATTGACCGCCCCATAGCAGGGCGCGGCGGTCATCGGAGGTCATCAGACTCAGGATAATGCAGCGGGTCTTTTCCGCCACGGCCTGCGCGTCCGCCTGCACTTCGACGCCCAGTGGCATGGCAAGCGCGCGGGCTTCCGGCTTCAAGTCGTAACCGAACACGCGATAACCCGCAGGGACCAGCCGCGCGGCCATCGCGCGGCCCATGAGTCCCAACCCGATCAACCCCACATCCATGGTTATTGCTCCAGCGATTTCAGCCAGCGTTCGTATGCCGTGTCAAACGGCGGTGTTACATCCCGTGGGCTGTCCGCAATCCATACCCCGAAGCAGAGTGTGAACTCCCCGCCTGTCTTCACTATCGTCGCGCTGGGCGTCACGGACGGGTCATCCGGGCCGGTCATGGCTTTTTCGCCAAAAGGATTCGCGACGATCAGGCCGTAGTTGCGCGTGTGGAACCAGCAGGACCGGAAGTTGCCGGGAGAAGGCATGAGCGCGACCGCAACGCCGCGGCCCGCGTCCCCCCCCCACGCGCCGCACCAGCGCGCGGCCTTGCCCCAAGTCCCCTCTTCGTTTCGGCCGCCATCGCTGTTTGTCATGTGACCCGACCCCAGTTTCACCGTGATCGGCGTATTCAGGCGAATGCCAAGCCCCATTTCCTCCTGGTCGCCGAACGCGAAGCCCCCGCTGTCTGACCGGAACGCGCTGCGGCTCGTAAGGAACCAGGCGTCCGCGCTGTCGCTCCAAATCCTGTAACTGCACGCTTCACGGCACACAATACCCCCCTGCTCGCCCGTATACGCGTTTTCAACGGAGAACCCGCCATGTCCCTCGTTTGCCGACGGGACCTCGATGAAACGCACGTGGCGCACCCGCGCCCTGTTCCGCCAGAAATCCTCGCCGTTGATATCGCCAAACGCCAGCCATACGCCCGGATGAAAAAGAGGGTGATCGTCGTTGCCCTTGTTGATGGCGGGATCGGGCGGATTGGGACGCGTGACGGTTACGCCCCTTCGGGTTCTAACCTGGCAGAAATAGGGCCGTGAAATCGCGGGGTCGTCGTAGACGTACGTTGCGACGCCCCGGTCTCCCACGGAAATCTCGACTCGTCCCGCGTCTTCCCGGAACGAGACCAAAGGCAGGCCGTCCTCTGCGCAGGCAGCCTGCAATCCCATTGAGGCAAGCAGATACATGGTCAAGGGAATAGCGACGGCACGATGCTTGAAGGTCTTCATTGCGCACCTCTCGGGACGGTACAGGCTTGCCTGCCGTTCAAGAGTAAGGAACGCCCTCGATATTTGGCAAGTGTATTTGCGGGAGTCATGAAATGCGTCGAAACGCCGCGGCGGCGTAAAGCAGCGCGAGAACGACAAGAACAGCGAGAGACGGAAGGACATGCTCGCCGAGATGGCCCAGGGAGACCCCCAAGGCCGCCGGCACGGCCAGCGCGATGCCCATGAGCGCCTCGCCCGCGATCAACCCCGAACCGAAAAGAATCCCCGATGCGTGAGTCTCGCCGTTCTCCTTCGAAATCCGGCGGCGCTCGACAAGGGAACGCACCAGCGCGCCGAGCAGCATGGTCACGCCCAGCGCGAAGGGCAGGTACATGCCGACGGCCACAGGCATGACATGGGCGCGCCAGGCGATGCCGAAGCGGCCTAACACCGCGTTCAGCGCAATCAGGGTGCTTCCCGTTCCGATGCCCGCAAGCACCATGTTCCAGGGCACGGTTCCCCCGCCGAAGATGCCTTCGGCCAGGCTGCCGAACAGGACCGCCTGCGGCGCGAGCAATTCTTCGCTGCCGATCACATAGGCCTTGTGCAGCAGCATGAGCACGGGCGCGATGACGAACGCGGGGATCACCGCCGCGATGATCTCGGCCCACTGCTGCCGCGCGGGCGTCGCTCCGACCAGGTGGCCCGTCTTGAGGTCCTGGGCGATGTCGCCCGCGGTCGATACGGCGCAGCACACGACGCCCGCGACGCCGAGCACCGCGACAGCCGCGCCGGAGCCGCGCACGCCGGCCAGCAGAAAGACCGCGGCAGTGAACAGGATCGCGCAGATGGTCATGCCCGAGACCGGCGAGTTGGACGAACCGACCAGCCCCACAATGTACGTGGCGACGGCCACCAGAAAGAACGCTGTGAGGAACATGAGCGCCGCGGTAGCGGCGGCGAACAGCGGGCTGCCTGTCAGATGCCAGTAGAGGAGGAACATCCCGCCGGCGACACAAGCGAACAGGATGCCGAGGGTCTTCAGGGGCAAGTCGCGCTCCGTCGGCGGCATGGCCGCCCGCGCGCCCGGCTGTGCGGCCTGCAATGCGCGCAATGCGGCAAACCCCGCGGCGAGGCTGCGCCGCACGCTCCAGACCGCGTGCAATCCGCCGACGAGCATCGCGCCAACGCCGATATAGCGCGCCTGCGTGGACCAGATATCCCAAGCGCAACCGAGCGGGTCTGCCGCCGTGCCGCGCGCCGCCAGCGGCACGGCCACGCCCCACGCGAGAAAGCCGCCCAGGAAAACGAGGGACGCCACGCGCATACCTACGATGTAGCCGACGCCCAAGAGCGCGGGGCTGACGTCCGCGCCCGCGTACAACACGGTGTTTGCGCGCAGCCACGCCCCTTCTACCGTGCCGCGCAACAGGTGCACGCCCGTGACCAGGAACTTCACCACTGCGCCCAGCAGCAGGCCTTCGCCGATCCGGCGCGCGCCCGCCCCGCCGCTCTGCCCCGCCCGCAGCACATGCGCGCACGCGACTCCCTCCGGATAAGGCAGGTCCGGGCGGTTCACGATGAGCGCGCGCCGCAACGGGACCATCAGGACAATCCCGAGCACGCCGCCGAGCATGGCGATCAGGGTCGTCGGCCAGAATTGGAATTCTTGCCACGCGTCAATCAAGACGAGCGCAGGCACCGTGAAGATCACCCCGGCGGCGAGACTCTCGCCCGTAGAGGCCATGGTCTGCACGATGTTGTTTTCTAGGATCGAGCCGCGCCGCAGCAGGCCGCGCAGGATTGCCATGCTGACCACCGCCGCCGGGATTGAAGCACTGACCGTCATTCCGATGCGCAGACCGAGGTACATATTCGCCGCGAGCATGACGACGCTCAACAGCGCGCCGAGCGCCACCGCCCGCGCCGTAGTCTCCGGAATGGGGGAGGGCTGCTGTATCGAGGGTCGCACTTCTTGAGGCCGCTCTCCCGGCCTGCTTGCACCGTCTTCCAATGGCTGCCCTTCCACAGTGATTTGCCGGCGTCTCGCGGCCTCACGCCCGGCGCTGCAGCGCCCCCGGCGCGAGATGCAGCGCCTCTTCGTAAACCGCCAGCACATTCTCCAGCGGCGTGTTCGCCTGAATACAATGCGCGGGCGAGAAGATATACCCGCCCTCCGAGAACAACGCAAGACGATGCCGCGCCTCGGCGCGGCATTCCTCGACGGTTCCGAAGGGTAGCGTCTTTTGCGTACTGATCATCCCGCAATACGTCAGATGTCGCCCGAACGCGGCTTTCACCTCCTCGGGGTCCATCCCGGCCGGTTCCGGCTGCACCGCGTCGAGGATGTCCAGGCCCATCTCGATGAAACGCGGCTGAAGCTCGCGCGTGCTGCCGCACGAATGCAGCATCGCCTTGCAGCCAAAATCGTGCGCCAAGTCGATGAAGCGCTGGATGCGCGGCCGGAAGAAATGGTCGAAGACCGCGGGATGGAACATGGGGCCGCGCTGGTTGCCCGTGTCCTCGCCAAGGCAGAGGATATCAATCTTGCCCTTTGCCGCCTGCAAGGTCCGCGCGGCGAATTCGAAGTAGAAGTCGCACCGCTTGTCGATGATCGCCGTGCCGACCGGGTCTTCCGTCACGATGTCGAGCAGCACCTGCTCCATGCCCCGCCCCCGGCCCACGCCGTTCACGATATCGGGCATCCCGGCGTGCCCCGCGCACACGGCGCAGGACGCGACCGCTTCGCACAGCGCCGGGACGCGCTCGTAGCCGAAGTCGCTCGCGCTGGGCCACGGGTAAGCCTCGACGGCGTCCATGGTCGTGATTTGCCCCAGGGCAAGATGGTTCGGTTCGGGATACGCTCCGCCGTGTCCGTGGTCGAACATCACGTATCCGACGCCCCATTCATCCACGAGATCGGAGCCGGGCGGCACGGGCGGCAGCGGCGCGATGTACGGCGGGTTCACGGTGCGCAGGTCCACGCCGAGGATATCGAGCAACAGGTCCGCGCTGGAGACGCCGAAATGGCCCATGAGCTGCTGTTCCATTTCGGGCGTCAGATACGTCTGGATCGGAGCGCGGTCAACGGGCCGCCGCGCAACCGCGTTCAGCACACGCTCCTTGGACGTCATCGTTGCGCTTCCCCGCTGCTGTTGCCGCCACCGCGCCAAGGCGCGCGAAGAACGATTCACTCTGATATCCTCGTGCCCGGGCGGATTGTCTGCGCCACTATCGCACAGCCTTTCTCTAATGGTCAACACCCGTTGAAAGGGACAAACGTGCCGGAAAATCATCGCCTCCGTAGTGCTGGTTTTTGCATACACGCGCCCGCCGTGGCATACTCTCTCTGCTTTTCCCGCCGCAAGAACGTGCGTTTCGCGAAGCATGGGGTCGAAACACAGCGTACTGGGAGTAAATGGTATGACGAACCGTGAGCGGGTGATCGCCGTCCTCGATTATCAGCCGTATGACCGTCTGCCGGTCGTACACTTCGGGTTCTGGCGCGAGACGCTCCAGAAATGGGCCGCCGAAGGCCATATTACCCGGGAAGAGTCCCAGGAGTGGACCGACGGCAACCCGACGGACGCTGTTCTCAGCGAGCGGCTTGGCTTTGACGCAAACTACTACTCCGCGTTCCATCCGGACACCTTTCTGTCTCCCCCATTCGAGCGGGAGACGGTGGAAGAACTGCCGGACGGTTCGCGCAAGGTCCGCAACGAGTTCGGCGTCATTGAACTGGAACGTCCGGGCGCGGTGTCTATTCCGGCGGAGTTCGATCACCTGCTGAAGGGGCGCGCGGACTGGGAGGAACACTTCCGGCCCCGTCTGGTGTTCTGTGAAGACCGGATCGCGAAAGGCAAGGTGCGGGTCAACGACGAGATGGTCCCGTGGGGCGAAGGCGGGCTCGATTTTCTGCGCGGCGGCACGCGCGAATACCATTACGGTCTCCACTGCGGCAGTCTGTTCGGAAATATCCGCAACGTGCTGGGCGTGACGGGTTCCAGTTATCTTTACGCGGAGGACGAGGCCCTGTACACAGAGATCATCGACACGGTCGGCGACCTCTGTTACCGGTGCGTCGAGACGGCGCTCGCGTCCGGCGCGAAATTCGATTTCGCGCATTTCTGGGAAGACATCTGCTTCAAGAACGGGCCGCTCGTGATTCCTTCGGTGTTTGCGGAGAAGGTCGGGCCGCACTACCGGCGCATCACGGACCTCACAGGCCGGTACGGCATCCGGCACGTCTCCCTCGATTGCGACGGGTGCATCGACGCGCTCGTGCCCATCTGGTTCGAGAACGGCGTCAACACCATGTTTCCGATCGAGGTCGGAACGTGGAACGCAAGCATCGCGGCGTGGCGCAAGCAATACGGGCCCGAACTGCGCGGTGTCGGCGGGATGAACAAGAACGTCTTTTCGCGCGATTTCGCGGCGATCGACGCCGAGATCGAGCGTCTCAAGCCTCTGGTCGGCCTGGGCGGTTACCTGCCCTGCCCGGACCATCGTCTGGCGCCCGATGCTCTGTGGGACAACGTGCGTTACTACTGCGACCGCATGCACGCGGTGTTTTCCTGAACGGCCGGACCGGCCCTGTCGTCCATGGAAGAAGAGAATCAAGTCGAGGAGCGCGAGTCACCCTTGGAAACCGAACGGGTACCGAACGCACAAGCCCGCTGGGGCTGGAGCGCGGCGGCGATAGTGCTGCTCATCATCGTGTCGGCACTCGGCCTGACATACC
This portion of the Candidatus Hydrogenedentota bacterium genome encodes:
- a CDS encoding PmoA family protein, producing MKTFKHRAVAIPLTMYLLASMGLQAACAEDGLPLVSFREDAGRVEISVGDRGVATYVYDDPAISRPYFCQVRTRRGVTVTRPNPPDPAINKGNDDHPLFHPGVWLAFGDINGEDFWRNRARVRHVRFIEVPSANEGHGGFSVENAYTGEQGGIVCREACSYRIWSDSADAWFLTSRSAFRSDSGGFAFGDQEEMGLGIRLNTPITVKLGSGHMTNSDGGRNEEGTWGKAARWCGAWGGDAGRGVAVALMPSPGNFRSCWFHTRNYGLIVANPFGEKAMTGPDDPSVTPSATIVKTGGEFTLCFGVWIADSPRDVTPPFDTAYERWLKSLEQ
- a CDS encoding oligopeptide transporter, OPT family, yielding MRPSIQQPSPIPETTARAVALGALLSVVMLAANMYLGLRIGMTVSASIPAAVVSMAILRGLLRRGSILENNIVQTMASTGESLAAGVIFTVPALVLIDAWQEFQFWPTTLIAMLGGVLGIVLMVPLRRALIVNRPDLPYPEGVACAHVLRAGQSGGAGARRIGEGLLLGAVVKFLVTGVHLLRGTVEGAWLRANTVLYAGADVSPALLGVGYIVGMRVASLVFLGGFLAWGVAVPLAARGTAADPLGCAWDIWSTQARYIGVGAMLVGGLHAVWSVRRSLAAGFAALRALQAAQPGARAAMPPTERDLPLKTLGILFACVAGGMFLLYWHLTGSPLFAAATAALMFLTAFFLVAVATYIVGLVGSSNSPVSGMTICAILFTAAVFLLAGVRGSGAAVAVLGVAGVVCCAVSTAGDIAQDLKTGHLVGATPARQQWAEIIAAVIPAFVIAPVLMLLHKAYVIGSEELLAPQAVLFGSLAEGIFGGGTVPWNMVLAGIGTGSTLIALNAVLGRFGIAWRAHVMPVAVGMYLPFALGVTMLLGALVRSLVERRRISKENGETHASGILFGSGLIAGEALMGIALAVPAALGVSLGHLGEHVLPSLAVLVVLALLYAAAAFRRIS